The Apodemus sylvaticus chromosome 12, mApoSyl1.1, whole genome shotgun sequence genome segment CCATCAGCGTGATTTTCCAAGCCCCAGACAGGATATGGATGTACGGAGAACACAACTTCTCTCCACCTTGAAGCTGGATCAGAATGAAGCAATTCCCCTCCTTGCACATTAGAGCCCAGGCTCCTTTCTAGAGCAAAGAAACCCAAGTTGTGGTTTGGGAGGAAATTATGTAACAGTTCAGGCTCCAGGCTTGTTCAGTACACTTCTAGCCCCCGCTGGTATGAACGATTAACAACCATACGTGCTAGAGCAGTTATTCTCAACaaaatgctgcaaccctttaatacacggttcctcatggtgtggtgacccccaaccttaaaactgttttcattgtacttcataactgtgattttgctgcaGTTATTTatcgtaatataaatatctgatacatGACCCCCCTAATGTGTCAAGAACTGCTGAGCTATAGGTGAGAAGAGTCTGAGGTCTGGAAAAGACCAAACGTCTCTAACGTCAGCCGGCCAGCCTGTCACCAGGGGCGGCTGAATTCCAGCTTATTCCACAGAGCCTTTCCTCAGACCTCTGCAAATAGAAATGTAGCTGGAGAGAGGCGCTTGTTCCCCAGGACCTCCAAGATGAAAACTGGTTGGTTCCAGGGCAGAGAACAGAAACCATACTGCAGCCAGAGTGCtttccctgggggtggggggtgggggtgggggcgggtggggtggggtgggggtggtgtcaCAGGGACTGGAGACCAAGGGCAATTTGTATGGTGATGCGCTTTCTTATTCTTGCCCTGCATTTAAGCCGTGCCCGAGAGAAAATTCTAGCAGACCAGTTTTTACTAATGAGATTTTTAACAACCATATCACATTGTAAAAGCAGGATTAcaggttttttttgtgtttgtttttttaattctagcATTTTCCCCAGGCAGGCTTTGTAATCTTGTTTAGATGATTGGTTTACTCAGTAAATCCTTTTTTCCTCTAACTGTCTAATTAGCCCAGGCCCTAGGTTGAATTCCAAGtgtggcaaaaacaaaacaaaacaaaaggcaaaaaaaaaaaaaaaacaaacaaacaaacaaaaaaaacaaccaaaaaccgaaatgaaacaaaaaaatacccaaaaacaaaaccaaggaaaaaagcaaagcaaaataaaacacaacacacacaaaaaaaatggcCAATTGACAGACAAAATGTGGGCAAATTTTACTCTgctactttgtctcaaaataaagcaaCTTATTGAGAATCTTATTTGGCTCCAAAGACAAATATTTCTTGTGGAAAATAATCAGCCTTTGGCTTTTCAAGAAGGTAGAGATGTCATCAGAGGTGCATACAAACCTTGAGACTACCGAGCCAATGTCTAGGTTTAGGGGTCTTGGTTGATTCTTCAGGGTGGAGCCCAGGTCTTACTTTGGTATGAGTCAGAATGAGTCAAGACACATACCTCATCCGAGGGGTCTGGGAAGAAGGGTGGAGGCACTGACTGTTAGCTCACGGCTTGGCACGAATCCCCATGCAGAGCCTGCAGTGTTACCAGAGGGAACTGCAGGCTAAGCCCTGGATATGCCGCTGACTTGGAGAATATCCACACTGGGAAGAGCCCTTTCTGGGACAAGGGCTTCTGAAATGTCATTGTTTTCTCCCGTGCCCCCCTCTATAAGCTGCACTAGCACCCCACCTCTAAATCCCAGCTGGTATTTCTACGGTCCACTTTATGTCGGACAGCCTGCTTGGGCAGCTAAGAGCACATATTGGCCCTGGTGACGATGCACTGATCTGGAATGTGCACCCTTTGGCTTATGATGCCAACACAAAGAAAACCACCATCTTTTTCTTCCCTTACAAAATATCAAAGTTTGGTAGTTACAATACTATTTTAACCACAGGCAGAAGACCTATTGGGCCACCATGTTACTTTCCTGGTATCCACAGCATAAAATTAGCATATAAGGTCAAACATCAGTAAAGATGGCTAACAGAAAAATGCCCTTTAAAGTCAACTGGCGATAAATACCAGCAAACATTTGGAAAGACACCAAATGCATAACCATTTAGATACAACAGCTTCTTTTGCATTTAAAAATCTCATGATTTCAGCACATTCCTACATTTTGCTATGCTccaactttatgagaaataaaatccagttctttcctttaaaaaaaaatacagatctgatttttttcctcctaaaATGACTCTCCTAATATGTGACAACATACAGCTGTTTTTGGAGTCACCaggcttcatttttttctttcagaaattatCCTAATTGCTGGTAGAGATGGCTTCCAGGTGAGGCAACGGGAGTCAGGCATATTTCCTAAACTCCTGGAGATCACATCTGTAAAAGCACTCTACACACCACGCCTGCATGTGGTTTTATATTTAGAATGATTGAGGCTAGGGCATAGATTattgaaattaaatttaataagtTTAACATTATCTCTGAACAAATTATTGTTTTCGAAGGATGTAGGTATATAGCAATTCCATCCCAGAATGAGCAAGCACAGACGAAGCTGAGATTACTTCAAGCAATAAGCTTTTCCTTTTGAAGAATGTCTTCTACTTGGCCAAGTCCACCTTTCAAACAGGAATTTAAAAAGTGGCCTTGTAAGGGAAGAGGGCAGGGCCCAATTTTGCGACCGGAACTCAGCCACCCAAGATGGGTTCTGTGGAGTCAAGGGACATGGGTAAAGCCGCCACAGTGCCGGAGCCCTCCACACTGCAAGTGTCTCTTCTGCCCATGTGCGAGTTCTTCTCTGCTTCGTCCATCACCTTTAGGTGACAATGTGGAAAACTTTCCCATGAATCAGGGCCAGAAGTAATGATGCTTTTCTGTACTGTAGTGaagaattaagaaatattttcaaagcttTGGATCTCTAgcaacaaaattattaaaataaaataaaatgctaaaatcTAACCCAACCCAACTAACCTGCCAACCAATCAACTCCTTTATGAAACCCAGGGAGTTCGAAGTTTAAGTCTGCTCTTAAGTAACTGTGCAAAGGGCTCTCAGGCCCAGCAAGGCTCAGGGCAATTAAGCAGAACAGGGGAGGGACCAAGGCCACTGAAGGCTCCTTACCAGGTAGAACATAACGTGGGAGCCTGGTCGAGATCACACATGCTCTGAGGCCCTGGATTTTCATTAGCTAACTGGATGGTTacacatttcagaagaaaaagaTTCTCATGTGGGCACTGAGTCCTGCCATCTAGGGCTCCCATGTCCCCCAGGACACCCTATCAAAGTGAAATGCAGAGCGGGTGGACAGACACTGCTGGAAAGCAGCTCAGCACCAGGCCCTGGGCCAGAGAGGCCCAGCTGGTTTCTCTAGGGTTGGCTGTTAATGCTTAGCCGAACAGTatttctatgtctgtgtgagcCAGCAGGAACAGCTCCCCACCTCTCCCGGAACAGGCTTCCTAGGGTGCTGTCCACACACTGTTCTGGGTACCACACTTGGGACGCATCCAAGGAAGATCATAACCACACCATCAGATAAACAGAAGAGCAACTGAGTGAGCCAGGGAGGCTCATGGGAGGACCCTGCATCAGGGTCGAGATGTCAGAAATGTTTGCTCtgcttcagagacttgaaagaaGCCTGAGTAACAGACCAGCTCAAGAGAGGCAGACATAGTAGGTCACTTGTCACAGCAGCATCCAAGCAGAGGATGTGCTTTGAAGGAAAGGAGCTAGATTAATGACTCCTTGGACTCCTTTCTGTTCTTGATAGCCCCCTCACCCAGGATTATAGAGATAGATTTTGAAAAACTATTCTTGGAAAAGAACCACTAAgaatttcaaaagaaacttttctatTTAGGAATATTCCCACCAGATTCTTCAGAGGAACAAACTGGAGGTGTAGCTCTAGGAGGAAATGGGCTGTCTGTGGGCAGGGATGTGCCCAGTGTCACATGACATGGTTTGCTGGGGCTGTCATCTGAAGTACTAGGCAGAAGGAACACACCCACAGCTCCTACCACACACTGACACAACACTGACAGCATGACATGGTAGCACCAAAGATGGTGCCCAAAGGCTTAGCATTCCCAGAGTTAGCTGCATGGTGAAGCGATCCTGTCCTAGACATAgtgagagaaaccttatgaacaTGACCCCTGAGGACCAGAAACGGAGGCAACATTTCACAAGCAAGACCCCTTACACTGAAGGTTTCAGGAGGTCCTGGGTCCATCTCTGTCACCATCCAATGTGCCCTCTGAAGCACAGGACTACATGGACTCTCACAGAGCTCCAAGTTTCTCTTTCTGTGGTATTAACACAGCCACTGCCATACAGGAGGTGATTGATGCTCTCGACTCCTAGGTTAGGAGGTATAATAGCaaccatctgtctgtctgaccTGGAAAGAGACCACGTGAATATAAGTGTGTCACGGGCTTCCTGTGGGACACTAATGAAGATAAGAGGAACTACTTTTAAGGTACTTGCATTGATTTTTAGCTAAGGTACATTTTAATGCTGCCTAGCTCCTGGTTTCTCTCTGCCAGAAGTTACCTCTCTGTCGATGTGAGCCCTAGTGTCTCTGCCGAGCAATGAGAACCCTTAATTACCACCAGCCAAACACGCCACAGTAAGACAACTAGGTAACACACTGTCTGAGAGAACAGAAGTGTCTAGGTGATTCGCACTGTCAGTGTGACTCACCGCTGCAGGATGCTAGACGGGCAACCTGAGCCCAGTAGGGCTGTATAAGAACTTTCTGTTGGGAAttagtttttgaaattaaaaaaaaattaacctgagAATCTAATAATTAACACATTCACTAGATCTGTGAAGTTGTTCACTGTTCAGACTATGACAAGGACAATAGTGACATAGTGACACACGGAACATGCCTGCTGTTGGGCTCCCTCTGTGGGTTCCCAGATCTCACCCCTAATTCAAAAGAATGATGGAGGCAGGTGCTTCTGAATGCAATGCTAGATTTATTATAGTGTTTTTATTAACAGACTTTCTCCAGACAGGTCTGAGTGTGTTGGTACAGCAGGCACATTGGCTTCAAGGTTTGGCATCTGGCAGTCCGCGGACCCGCGCTTCAATCTCACAATGCTTCTACAAGGACTGTTTGGGCAGGACCTGCAACCAGCCTCCCCTAGTaaatggctgaatataaaatttggTTCATTATGATTTAACTGCTCCGAGTTCACAGTTTTATCAGTCTGCAGCAGGCTtgcccccactttctcctccccCTTGTCAGTCTGGTTTGGTGAACTAGAAAGCTTGGTTCCTGTCCCTCCACTGTCCCCTGTGTCCCCCGTGTCTCTACTTTTACAGAGTCTCCTTTGGTTACTCTCAGGTTCACAACAAACTctttggaaagactcagcgcTCCTGCTGGCAGACGGCAGCAGCTCTGCTGTCCCGGGAAGACGCTCATCCGCGCTGTGTGTGCTGCTGGGACCGAGGCTTGCTTGGGCCTGAAAGTGCTGCACTGGGTGGAGAAAAAAATTCCTAGGCTGAGAATTCTTCATCCCTGGTGGCAGTATGTGCTGGACAGGGTGCAGAAGGCCCTCTGCGGCTTGGTGTGCAGCCTTTAGAGGCGCCACTGCATTCTGAATctggacaaggctgcctactGTGCAGGCACACTTGTGGCATAAGGAGCCAGCCATCTGCCGACAATGGATTTCCGGCAATCCATACTTCAAGTGTGTGTAGGTGTCTGGGCAGTTACATCTTGAACTGAGAGAGAACTGACACACGGTGTCCTGCTCCAGACAGGGCTGCAACAAGGCTGAGCCTGGCTCACTTCTGGGGCTTTTGGTGAGGTCGCTGCTGTAGGCTGCAGGCACAGGCATCCTTAAATTCTTTGCTTGGCCATTGAAGAACTCAGAGCAGACGCGTGGCTCTTCGTAAGTGGTCTTCTCTGAGGAAGTGCAACTGTGAGATGCCAGGGGCTGTAACTCGTAAAACTCAGGTTCCAGTTCGGATTTCTGGCCCCTGGCATCTACACTGTAAGCACTGGTGGTGTGTGTTTTGCTTGGTCCCCTGTCCCCAGGTCTTGCAGACAAGGTGTGGGAGAAGGCACTGCACTGGAGCTTTCTAGGTAAAGGGATCTGGCCACAGGTGCCTTGCGGCCCCAGGCACCGACACAGGCACTGGAAGAAGAAGGTGGCGAAGGCCCAGCTGACACACATGACGAGCATCATGAACGTGCCCAGCTGCGTGTAAGCCAGGACCGTGGAGGGCATCATCATGGCCCCGGCCACAAAGGTGGTCAGTGCAGCCATGGCAATCGCAGAGCCCATACGGCTCAGAGAGAAGATGACCTTGCCTTCTCGGTCTGGATCTGGAGCGAGGCGATACGCCACCCCATAGTGGACGGCGAAGTCTACGGACAGGCCGACTGCCACCGAGATGGTGACAGACTCCAGCACGTTCAGCTCCCAGCCCAGCAGGACGAGGGACCCGACTGTGACGAATATGGTTCCAGCTATGGAGACGATGGCGTACAGGCTTATTATGATGTTCCATGTGGTCAGTAGCATCACGCTAAACGCGACGGCCACCGAGAGCCCCATGGCAATGAGGGTGCCGTCGGAAAGGCTGTCCTGCAGGTCATAGAACTCCAGGTTGCTGACGAACCAGCCACGGCTGAGGCCCTCGGGTGCTGAACTCAGCTCATGGGAGATCCACGAGTCCACCTCCTTGTAGAACTGCTGCATCTTCTCGTAGGCCAGGGTGAAGAGGAAGGTGCTCTGGAACTCCAGCACCACTGCCCTGATGGTGTCGTTGATGTCGAACCTTGGCCCCGGGGTCTTGTTGTTGAGATGGTACCCTGTGCTCCTGTCCAACTCCATGATGGCCTTCTTGATGCACAGCTCGAACACCTCTTGCTTATAGGGGAAGCTGCAGTGGCTGCAGCAGGGGTACAGGGCAGGCTCGTCACAGTCCTGGttctccatccactgtttgaagGTCTCGATGAAGCAGCTGGTGAAGTCCTGCTGCTCGGTCTGGTGGAAGAAGGTCTGGTTCCTCAGTTTCTGACAGAAGTGTAAAATCCAGGCCTGGGAGGCCGGGCTAGCAATGTTAAACGTGCTATCTAGCGTCAGCTCCCCTTTGCTCTTGGGGTTCAGAGGGTCACCGCTGTCTTCTGGGGACACACCCCAGATGACCGTGATGGGCATATGGAGCTCCTCTCCGTGGTGAACCCGCTCGAACATGAACAGCTTCTTGAATTCGGCGTCGTAGCGCTCGAAAGGGTGGGACGACCTGAACACCTGGAACTCCGCCAACTCCAAGGAAGGCAGTTTCATCTTAGGGTTTACGCACACGATGTAGGCCCCGCCCACAGTCAGGGCGAGGAACCAGACGAGCCAAAGGTATCGAAACTTGATGACGATGCACGGCAGCACCTTCTCAAAAAATATCCGAGATGCCTCCGACACGGCAAAAAGAGCCCTGCGGCCCCTCTGACAGAGCGCTGCCCAGCAGCTCTTGTCGTAGGCCTGCGGCTGGGGTCTCCTGAAGCAGGTGAAGATGTTGAGGAGGTAGCGCTCGTGCAGAACAATGACAGCCGGGAGCCAGGTGACCATCAGGACGTAATTCACCAATATAGCGGTCCCCGCGTACACCCCGAAGCACCTGATAGCTGTGATGTTGCTGACGTAGTT includes the following:
- the Disp1 gene encoding protein dispatched homolog 1, whose translation is MAVISGSDSMLLSNGSISTSTTNPSPLTPSDGDLTAQQLTPRDTSRAKASPHGRLQLNGTVKSSFLPLDSQRTPQTPAPCCHPCPYHHPVSSHTSHHECHPEAGLATSSALASCCMQPHCEYSASLCPNHSPVYQAAHCLQASPSFCLHHPWPDHFQHQPVRQHLAIIRPSRPFKFPRSYAALLADWPVVVLGMCTLLIVVCALVGVLVPELPDFSDPLLGFEPRGTAIGQRLVTWNNMMKNTGYKATLANYPYKYAEEQAKSHRDDRWSDDHHERERREVDWNFQKDSFFCDVPSDGYSRVVFASAGGETLWNLPAIKSMCDVDNSRIRSHPQFSDLCQRTTAVSCCPSWTLGNYIAILNNRSSCQKIVERDVSHTLKLLRTCAKHYQNGTLGPDCWDKAARRKDQLKCTNVPRKCTKYNAVYQILHYLVDKDFMTPKTADYAVPALKYSMLFSPTEKGESMMNIYLDNFENWNSSDGITTITGIEFGIKHSLFQDYLLMDTVYPAIAIAIVLLIMCVYTKSMFITLMTMFAIISSLIVSYFLYRVVFNFEFFPFMNLTALIILVGIGADDAFVLCDVWNYTKFDKPRAETSEAVSVTLQHAALSMFVTSFTTAAAFYANYVSNITAIRCFGVYAGTAILVNYVLMVTWLPAVIVLHERYLLNIFTCFRRPQPQAYDKSCWAALCQRGRRALFAVSEASRIFFEKVLPCIVIKFRYLWLVWFLALTVGGAYIVCVNPKMKLPSLELAEFQVFRSSHPFERYDAEFKKLFMFERVHHGEELHMPITVIWGVSPEDSGDPLNPKSKGELTLDSTFNIASPASQAWILHFCQKLRNQTFFHQTEQQDFTSCFIETFKQWMENQDCDEPALYPCCSHCSFPYKQEVFELCIKKAIMELDRSTGYHLNNKTPGPRFDINDTIRAVVLEFQSTFLFTLAYEKMQQFYKEVDSWISHELSSAPEGLSRGWFVSNLEFYDLQDSLSDGTLIAMGLSVAVAFSVMLLTTWNIIISLYAIVSIAGTIFVTVGSLVLLGWELNVLESVTISVAVGLSVDFAVHYGVAYRLAPDPDREGKVIFSLSRMGSAIAMAALTTFVAGAMMMPSTVLAYTQLGTFMMLVMCVSWAFATFFFQCLCRCLGPQGTCGQIPLPRKLQCSAFSHTLSARPGDRGPSKTHTTSAYSVDARGQKSELEPEFYELQPLASHSCTSSEKTTYEEPRVCSEFFNGQAKNLRMPVPAAYSSDLTKSPRSEPGSALLQPCLEQDTVCQFSLSSRCNCPDTYTHLKYGLPEIHCRQMAGSLCHKCACTVGSLVQIQNAVAPLKAAHQAAEGLLHPVQHILPPGMKNSQPRNFFLHPVQHFQAQASLGPSSTHSADERLPGTAELLPSASRSAESFQRVCCEPESNQRRLCKSRDTGDTGDSGGTGTKLSSSPNQTDKGEEKVGASLLQTDKTVNSEQLNHNEPNFIFSHLLGEAGCRSCPNSPCRSIVRLKRGSADCQMPNLEANVPAVPTHSDLSGESLLIKTL